Proteins encoded together in one Salarias fasciatus chromosome 17, fSalaFa1.1, whole genome shotgun sequence window:
- the nfyba gene encoding nuclear transcription factor Y, beta a: MDGDSSTTDASQLGITGEYMASSHYVLQSQDDDGEENLNDHEDGGVKENYREQDIYLPIANVARIMKNAVPQTGKIAKDAKECVQECVSEFISFITSEASERCHQEKRKTINGEDILFAMSTLGFDMYVDPLKLYLQKFREAMKGEKGIPGVAVGESLGEDLTDDSFTNPLPAGIITADGQQQNVMVYTTSYQQIPTVQQIQFS; this comes from the exons atGGACGGGGACAGCTCCACCACCGACGCCTCCCAGCTGGGCATCACTGGAGAGTACATGGCCTCCAGCCACTACGTGCTGCAGTCTCAGgacg atGACGGAGAGGAGAACCTGAACGACCATGAAGACGGCGGCGTGAAGGAGAACTACAGAGAGCAGGACATTTACCTCCCCATCGCCAACGTGGCTCGGATCATGAAGAACGCCGTTCCTCAGACcgggaag ATCGCGAAGGACGCCAAGGAgtgtgtgcaggagtgtgtgagcgagTTCATCAGCTTCATCACGTCGGAGGCGAGCGAGCGCTGCCAccaggagaagaggaagaccaTCAACGGCGAGGACATCCTGTTCGCCATGTCCACGCTGGGCTTCGACATGTACGTCGACCCGCTCAAGCTCTACCTGCAGAAGTTCCGGGAG GCCATGAAGGGCGAGAAGGGGATCCCCGGGGTGGCGGTGGGAGAAAGCCTGGGCGAGGACCTCACAGACGACAGCTTCa cgaaCCCGCTGCCGGCGGGGATCATCACGGCGGACGGGCAGCAGCAGAACGTCATGGTCTACACCACCTCGTACCAACAG ATTCCCACCGTGCAGCAGATCCAGTTCTCGTGA
- the podxl gene encoding podocalyxin produces MRATLRITWLLLSLSFLFDGICSDDTQTNSTTQQPPGTTVKATTQPPAGTMAGTAGAVLTTNKPTEAATATAAPANADPNTGTQKPTGPSDPQQTFTVTKPVTAAAATTKLTPAQPQLTTSKPDQITLPASSDAPSTVVPGTTVTQAPTTVKNTTPLVSTSGGGSTGPIPNPATAKTPGHQTTLPAEPGSQKTSATVKGGTNPPTPEAGGRTPAAFTPTTSQADSRGGTKGTLPPGQGPTTDKTTAAAGNPETTTTTKLQTKPPVTVSTKAGTLPPQITTIVTTSSSTSALTKKFTYSLLSEQETKEEEDLAKVCKLLMPNWLNGTCTLTWRHHNGKVQFDLVEINGKVKTSQAAQYYEEITKKPTNNTTLIAILASCGALLIMIIILAVCATHHRKPYHENQQHLTEELHTVENGYHDNPTLEVEVQPEMQEKKVALNGEFNDSWIVPIDNLLKEDLPDEEDTHL; encoded by the exons ATGAGGGCGACTCTGAGGATCACGTggctcctgctctctctca GCTTCCTGTTTGACGGCATCTGTTCAGATGACACCCAGACCAATTCTACGACACAGCAGCCTCCTGGCACGACGGTGAAAGCCACCACGCAGCCTCCTGCCGGCACCATGGCCGGGACGGCCGGCGCCGTCCTGACGACCAACAAACCTACTGAAGCAGCTACAGCGACGGCAGCGCCTGCCAACGCAGACCCAAACACCGGGACACAGAAACCCACCGGCCCGTCGGACCCACAACAGACGTTCACCGTCACTAAACCAGTGACCGCCGCAGCTGCCACAACCAAACTGACCCCCGCCCAGCCCCAACTGACCACTTCAAAACCTGACCAAATTACACTGCCTGCCTCTTCCGATGCCCCCTCCACCGTGGTGCCCGGCACCACTGTAACCCAGGCGCCCACCACCGTGAAGAACACCACCCCGCTGGTCAGCACCAGCGGCGGCGGGAGCACAGGGCCTATTCCCAACCCGGCCACCGCCAAGACCCCCGGCCATCAAACAACACTCCCGGCTGAGCCGGGCAGTCAGAAGACATCTGCGACGGTGAAGGGAGGAACAAATCCCCCGACACCCGAAGCCGGGGGCAGAACTCCGGCGGCGTTCACTCCCACCACGAGCCAGGCGGATAGCAGAGGAG GTACCAAGGGAACACTCCCGCCAGGCCAAGGACCGACGACCGACAAgaccacggcggcggcggggaatCCGGAGACCACTACGACCACCAAGCTCCAGACCAAGCCCCCGGTGACCGTCAGTACCAAAGCTGGGACCTTGCCCCCCCAGATCACCACCATCgtcaccaccagcagcagcacctcggCTCTGACAAAGAAGTTCACT TATTCTCTCCTCAGCGAGCAGGAG accaaggaagaggaagacctgGCCAAGGTGTGCAAGCTCCTCATGCCCAACTGGCTCAACGGCACGTGCACGCTGACGTGGCGGCACCACAACGGCAAAGTGCAGTTTGACCTTGTGGAGATAAAcggaaaag TGAAAACCAGCCAGGCGGCGCAGTATTACGAGGAAATCACCAAG AAGCCCACCAACAACACAACGCTGATCGCCATCCTGGCCTCCTGTGGCGCCCTGCTCATCATGATCATCATCCTGGCGGTGTGCGCCACGCACCACCGCAAGCCCTACCACGAGAACCAG CAACACCTGACGGAGGAGCTGCACACGGTGGAGAACGGTTACCACGACAACCCCacgctggaggtggaggtgcagcCGGAGATGCAGGAGAAGAAGGTGGCGCTGAACGGGGAGTTCAACGACAGCTGGATCGTCCCCATCGACAACCTCCTGAAGGAGGACCTCCCCGACGAGGAGGACACCCACCTGTGA